ATATGAAGATTTGTTTATGATTTTGTGTTTAATGACTTTCGTGACTTGAACAATGAACCTCAAGATCAGTATTACGCCGACTTGCCTTTCACAAAGACGGAAGGGACTGCGTCATGTTTTATCGCACCTACTTGAAAGACGTTTGGACGTGGAACTAAACCATGGGCTACCGATCAGAtgctgctagaatattgctaaaagctgcgtaaaaccgtACTCGGAGCGAAAATGTTCGTATCAAGGACACCGACGATATAGCCTGCTGACATACCGTGCCACCCGCCTGAAAACGAGAGGCCCGACGGAGCCGTTGTCACGTTCTCAGTGAGAAACGTGTCGTTGACGAAGCTGGGCTAACAATGAGTGACAACGAGGGTTTACGTGTGTCACATGGTGACGCCGAGAGAGTGCGGAAGGTGAGGAAGGATGTAATACCGCAGATGGTGAAAGCTCTTGGAATAGGCGGGCCGTGACAGTGCGGATGTGTATGACAGTCACCGTTGGGTCACTGTCATGCGAATATTTCGCTTTAAGCTGCTCGTAATTCTCAAGACTCCATCATGAAGAAGTTTGGGTTGTCCTTGTTGGAACTGTACAAAGTGTGGGAATTCTGTAATGTAATTGGAACGGGGTTTATTATAAGCCATTCAACACTGAACTGTAATGTCGGAGGTCTGCTCACACATCTCAGGATGAAATTAAAACAGCTGTAATGTCCCTGGAAAAATAATACTCATCCGTTCTTTAAATGTGCCATATTTATCATTCCGCAtttagaaatgtttgtttaatattgcatttattgtattgtattttggATAAAGGTGTGTTTACAAGTAACCGGAATATTGGTCTAATTGTTCCACCATATTATGGAATATTCAGCAGTTGAACAACATAACTCTGGGGGAATGTCTTTACTAAATGTAATGGGGAAGTTATGTACGTCTAGTCTGGCAGCAAGGCTATGACGTTGGCTCATGAGACAGGTAATATGTGAGTCACAGTCGGGTTTTAGCGAGGATTATTCAAGTTTTTTATCACATATTTGTGTTACAATCTCTgtgtcagaaatatttcagaaaccCGAAACATCGTTTTTCTCTCTTTGCAGCCTTCAGGCCTTTTCACCTCGTAGACAGACATACATTATGCATGCAGACACCTACTATGCGTCAGGTGGTGTTCTCCCTGTACCATGTACTGGTGTCGATTAATGTGTTTGGAATCTAGTACATACCCTAGGGCATGTTTTGTAATGCTTAGGGTTTATGCTGACAGTTTTAAAAATGTGTGCCAAGGGCTACGTTATTGCTATTTTACGTCTTTTTGTCATACGTCTGGATCTCCcaggacatgtggacatgctGACATTATTTCATAGCTGCAACAACGGTGTAAAGATACGCTCCTGGATTGGCATTATGACATTAACATTTCACATTAACACAGTGTAACGTCCGAGTTGCAGTCACTGTCAAGTCCATAAATGGACATATCTTCACTTGCCTGCAAGGACATAATCAGATGAATGTTGTTCTGCAAGTTTCGTTGTCATTTACATGTTTGAATATTCAGCAGTGTCGGAATGAAAAGCTGCTAGAAACGCTGTAGCCTGTCCCAAGTGTCAGCTACAACACACTGTAGCCTGCCCGAAGTGTCAGCTACAACACGCTGTAGCCTGCCCCAAGTGTCAGCTACAACACGCTGTAGCCTGCCCTAAGTGTTAGCTACTACACGCTGTAGCCTGCCCCAAGTGTCAGCTACTACACGCTGTAGCCTGCCCCAAATGTCAGCTACAACACGCTGTAGCCTGCCCTAAGTGTTAGCTACTACACGCTGTAGCCTGCCCCAAGTGTCAGCTACAACACGCTGTAGCCTGCCCCAAGTGTTAGCTACAACACGCTGTAGCCTGCCCCAAGTGTCAGCTACTACACGCTGTAGCCTGCCCCAAGTGTCAGCTACAACACGCTGTAGCCTGCCCCAAGTGTCAGCTACTACACGATGTAGCCTGCCCCAAATGTCAGCTACAACACGCTGTAGCCTGCCCCAAGTGTTAGCTACTACACGCTGTAGCCTGCCCCAAATGTCAGCTACAACACGCTGTAGCCTGCCCCAAATGTCAGCTACAACACGCTGTAGCCTGCCCCAAGTGTTACCTACAACACGCGGAAGTACTTATTAGTACTTATTATACAGAAAGTCGTCAGACAAATGCACAAAAGCACAGCTGTCctcatatatcatatttgcaCACAAGCGCTTTAGCATTTGATGCATGAAACTCGCTCAGTTTATCTGCATAGTGTTTGCTGTTGCAGGTttcctcccccacccccacctctctctctctctctctctctctctctctctctgtatatatatgtatgcacgtgtgcgtgtgtgtaatgTGCGTGTGTACCTTTTGATGGAAAGGATACCTACATATcctggcttaaaactaaactcaatatGTCCAGTTTGaagtttgattttgttttatttcatttattggaTGTATCACAGTTCATGGTTGTACAAATAGCCTGTCAAGTGACTACGAATACGAGATGTCATTCAAATCCATTGCTTTTGGgagcacgcactcacacactaactcacattgcatttggaatcattcactcacattgCCTTGGgatcactcactccctcacacctcgcgtactcactcactaatttttAATTCGTTTCGTTTCGCAGACAAAGCATGACGCAGATACTTTTATGCATCCTGGTCTCCCTCCTCACAACACATGGAGCTTCTGGACAGCAAGTTAACACCACGCATGGCACAATTGTGGGTCTTAGATCTACCGTCCTTGGCAAGACCGTCGACACATATTATGGTATTCCATATGCCAAGCCGCCCATAGGTGATCTGAGGTTCAAGCACCCACAGCCATTGGACCCCTGGGGATCGAAGGACGCACGTTCAATGAAACCGTCTTGCTATCAACCAATTGAAATTGCTGACGGAATGCCATGGAGATCATTTCCCCCCAACTTCAGTGAGGACTGTCTCTACATCAATGCATGGGCACCAGCCAATGTTCCAGCAGGTACAAAACTTACAACCATGGTATGGATCTATGGTGGAGCGTTTCTGACCGGATCCATCAACATGGCTTTGTACAATGGACAATACCTTGCCGCTGAGAAAAACGTCATCGTAATGGCTATGAACTATCGTGTAGGAGCTCATGGATTTCTATATCTTGGGCCTGACACGTTTCCTGGCAACCAAGGACTTATGGACCAGGCTCTTGCCCTGCAGTGGATTCACAGCAATGTTGAAAGATTCGGTGGGGACTCAAGCATGATCACCTTGTTTGGAGAAAGTGCAGGTGCAGCTTCGGTTGGTCTTCATTTGTTATCCCCAGTCTCGCGTAATTTCTTCACGCGAGCCATTCTTCAAAGTGCGGTTCCGAATGCATTTTGGACATCCAGTACACCTTCGAAGGCTATTGGCAACACTAGAAGTCTCGCAAAGCTGTGGAACTGTAACGCTAAATCCGATGCTGACATTTTCCAATGCATCCGAGATATACCGCCAGAAACGATAATAAACAACCAGGGCCTCCTACAGTTCCGTCCTGTCGTGGATGGTCATTTCTTACCAGATTCTCCAGCATCACTCGTTGAAAAAGGGCAAATTAAGCAAGCGGAAATCCTTCTGGGAGTGAACAAAAATGAAGGCACGGAATTCCTCCTGGACCTATTTCCTTCAATGTTTTCAGCATCTACAGCTCAAGTTAATATCAGCAGAGCACAGTTCCAGGAGATTGTAACAGCCGTTACTATGGAAGGGCCACCTGCTGTTGTCCAAGCTGTTATAGCTCAGTATGCCGATATTCACGTCCCTTCTCTACATCCAAACTACGCCGAGACTGCTGACAACGCCTTTGGAGACGGTTACTTCAAATGTCCAGCTACCAATTTAGCTGCTTCGCATTCAGCAAATAACAGCGTTTACTTGTATTCCTTTGAGCACATGATCCCATCGTTACCAGTACCACAATGGATGGGAGTTCCTCATTCGTACGAGATAGAATCAGTGTTTGGGCATCCACTCGGGGATGCCTTTACTTCGACAGATGTGGATAAGTCGATAAGCCGGAACATGATGACTTACTGGGTGAATTTTGCGAAGACTGGGTAAGTACCTTATATTGTAGATATGAAAGAAATCGTGATgtataattgagtgagtgagtttagttttacgccgctctcattaatattccagctataaggcggcggtctgtaaataatccagtctggacagacaatcaagtgatcaacggcatgtgtatcgatctgcgcaatggggaaacgatgacatgaatcagccaagttagcgagcctgaccacccgatcccgttagtggcctctgaCGACAAGAATAGCCatctcttatggcaagcatagttgctgaaggcctattataccccgggaccttcacgggtcttatgtATATTTGACAGTGACATATCCCACTGTGCCTAATCTCATGCTGTCTCCTTGTTTGGTTAAGGCCATTAGCGGCATGGCAACAATAGTTATATCCTGTTTATAGTTCATGTCTgctagcaacccatgcttgctataaaagacgactatgcttgtcgtacgaggcgactaacgggatcgggtggtcagactcgctgacttggttgacacatgtcatcggttcccaattgtgcagatcgatgctcatgttgttgatcactggattgtgtggtccagactcgattatttacagaccactgccacatagctggaatattgctgagtgcggcgtaaaactaaactcactcacgtcatGTATGCTAAGGGATATGGTGCGCTTGATTGCCTTATAAGGTTGCCAAGAGGTAATAAGGTCGAACGCTTTTATAACGCATCCCTTAACTACACATTCTCTGTGAAATTGTAATGTGGGTGTTACGGGCAGTATATATGTCTCATATCACATCAGTAACAATCATCGTGCTTTTACGGGCAGTATACGCCTCATATCACATCAGTAACAATCATCGTGCTTTTACGGGCAGTATACGGCTCATATCACATCAGTAACAATCATCGTGCTTTTACGGGCAGTATACGCCTCATATCACATCAGTAACAATCATCGTGCTTTTACGGGCAGTATATATGTCTCATATCCCATCAGTAACAACCATCGTGCTTTTACGGGCAGTATACGCCTCATATCACATCAGTAACAATCTTGTATCAGCTTTTACTATCTCATCGGGACTACATAGGTCCAGTAGCTGTTTCTCAGTTGCACAGTCTCACTTTGTGATGTAAGTGTAGTGTAGTGAaaccatttttttcagaaacccCAACCTCCCTGAAACAACAAACTACCAATGGCCGACCTACAACTGGATGGATGAGCGTTTCCTGGTCTTCTCATCGTCCGGACTTTCCACGAAGCAGGGCATGAGAAAGCCGCAGTGTGTATTCTGGAACACTCTCGTGCCACTGATCATGAAGAGCGAGGACCCCGCTACAGGTTCGGGCAGTAAGTCTCATTTATCTTCTAAAACAGACTGCCAGAGCGGacatcgcttgtgtgagatcaaacgATGTCTACACTGATATCGCGGCAACTGAATTGTCAAAACATCACTTAATGACCTCACATTGCTTTGATATCACAGATGACAAAGCTATTTACTTTGCAAAGCTGATGCTATAATTACAA
This genomic stretch from Haliotis asinina isolate JCU_RB_2024 chromosome 4, JCU_Hal_asi_v2, whole genome shotgun sequence harbors:
- the LOC137281330 gene encoding acetylcholinesterase-like, whose product is MTQILLCILVSLLTTHGASGQQVNTTHGTIVGLRSTVLGKTVDTYYGIPYAKPPIGDLRFKHPQPLDPWGSKDARSMKPSCYQPIEIADGMPWRSFPPNFSEDCLYINAWAPANVPAGTKLTTMVWIYGGAFLTGSINMALYNGQYLAAEKNVIVMAMNYRVGAHGFLYLGPDTFPGNQGLMDQALALQWIHSNVERFGGDSSMITLFGESAGAASVGLHLLSPVSRNFFTRAILQSAVPNAFWTSSTPSKAIGNTRSLAKLWNCNAKSDADIFQCIRDIPPETIINNQGLLQFRPVVDGHFLPDSPASLVEKGQIKQAEILLGVNKNEGTEFLLDLFPSMFSASTAQVNISRAQFQEIVTAVTMEGPPAVVQAVIAQYADIHVPSLHPNYAETADNAFGDGYFKCPATNLAASHSANNSVYLYSFEHMIPSLPVPQWMGVPHSYEIESVFGHPLGDAFTSTDVDKSISRNMMTYWVNFAKTGNPNLPETTNYQWPTYNWMDERFLVFSSSGLSTKQGMRKPQCVFWNTLVPLIMKSEDPATGSGTTTENVVYRCHTNGSRASFAVSTWLIAVLAALVGV